The following are from one region of the Ignavibacteriota bacterium genome:
- a CDS encoding glycosyltransferase family protein, with translation MKIVTIIQARMSSSRLPGKVMLPLTGKPLILRMYERVVLSKFSGKIVIAITDEMIDDELLKVCTQNIIETFRGNSFDLLDRHYKTAKKYQAEAVVKIPSDCPLIDPEIIDKVIQHYINNIEKYDYVSNLHPASYPDGNDVEIMSFDTLENAWINAKKNFEREHTTPYIWENLDNFRIGNVLWETGKDYSMTHRFTIDYKEDYDFIKKVYDELYYENPKFGLDDILNLLERKPDIKKINQMYAGVNWYRNYINELKTITPEQTKSI, from the coding sequence ATTAAAATTGTTACAATAATTCAGGCGAGGATGAGTTCGTCCCGATTACCGGGAAAAGTAATGCTTCCTCTTACTGGTAAACCTCTGATTTTAAGAATGTATGAACGTGTTGTATTGTCAAAATTTTCGGGTAAAATCGTAATCGCAATTACGGACGAAATGATTGACGATGAACTTCTCAAAGTCTGCACACAAAATATTATTGAAACATTTCGCGGAAATTCATTTGACTTGTTGGATCGGCATTATAAAACAGCAAAGAAATATCAGGCTGAAGCTGTAGTAAAAATTCCTTCAGATTGTCCACTGATAGATCCCGAAATTATTGATAAGGTAATACAGCATTATATTAACAATATTGAAAAATATGATTATGTAAGTAATCTTCATCCGGCAAGTTACCCTGATGGTAATGATGTGGAGATAATGAGTTTCGATACATTGGAAAACGCATGGATAAATGCTAAGAAGAATTTCGAACGCGAACATACGACGCCATATATATGGGAAAACCTTGATAATTTTAGAATCGGTAATGTTCTTTGGGAAACAGGAAAAGATTACTCAATGACACATCGATTTACAATTGATTATAAAGAAGATTATGATTTCATTAAAAAAGTTTATGACGAGTTGTATTATGAGAATCCTAAATTTGGATTGGATGATATACTTAATCTTCTTGAAAGAAAACCAGATATAAAAAAAATTAATCAAATGTATGCAGGTGTAAATTGGTATAGAAATTATATCAATGAATTAAAAACTATTACACCTGAACAAACAAAAAGTATTTAG
- the ispE gene encoding 4-(cytidine 5'-diphospho)-2-C-methyl-D-erythritol kinase gives MSGIAVNSPAKINLGLNVIRKRNDGYHDIETIFLPLLLCDTITFAKSNELKLKTNSDLLNNSSGNLVLKAIELLGRSTKSELKLKVFVNKVIPIGGGLGGGSSNAAITLKTVNKIYNLGLISDELFQLALELGSDVPFFLNPVTSFAESRGEILQPLKFEVPYPILIVNPGIKIDTSWAFSKIHPSKPKKSLKNLIANDSVDLSELPEIINNDFEKIVFGEFPVLSVIKESLYSFGAQFASMSGTGSTVYGIFSNLQKAHWAEEYFKQKYFTFLNNPFTIGSIT, from the coding sequence ATGAGCGGTATAGCAGTTAATTCACCAGCAAAAATTAATCTCGGTTTGAACGTAATCCGCAAGCGTAATGATGGCTATCATGATATTGAAACAATTTTTCTTCCTCTTCTTTTATGTGATACCATCACATTCGCAAAGTCAAATGAGCTTAAGCTAAAAACCAATTCGGATTTATTAAACAATAGCTCTGGAAATTTGGTGCTAAAAGCAATTGAGCTTTTGGGAAGAAGTACTAAATCAGAACTTAAGTTAAAAGTATTTGTCAACAAAGTAATTCCTATCGGAGGAGGGTTAGGAGGCGGAAGTTCAAATGCAGCGATTACGCTTAAGACTGTGAATAAAATTTATAATCTTGGTTTGATTAGTGATGAATTATTCCAACTTGCTCTTGAACTTGGTTCTGATGTTCCATTCTTTCTTAATCCTGTAACTTCATTCGCAGAATCCAGAGGAGAAATTCTTCAACCATTGAAATTTGAAGTACCCTACCCTATTCTAATCGTCAATCCAGGAATAAAGATTGACACAAGTTGGGCATTTAGCAAAATTCATCCGTCAAAGCCAAAGAAAAGTTTAAAAAATTTAATTGCAAATGATTCAGTTGATTTATCTGAGTTACCAGAAATAATAAATAATGACTTTGAAAAAATAGTGTTCGGAGAATTTCCGGTATTATCTGTTATCAAAGAAAGTCTGTATTCTTTCGGAGCTCAATTTGCTTCAATGAGTGGAACAGGATCTACAGTTTATGGGATCTTTTCCAACCTTCAGAAAGCTCATTGGGCAGAAGAATATTTCAAACAGAAATATTTTACCTTTCTCAATAACCCGTTTACAATTGGTTCAATCACCTGA
- a CDS encoding aminotransferase class III-fold pyridoxal phosphate-dependent enzyme → MPNKVEFNNDYPSIKKSDEYFKIAVELIPAQTQTLAKGTGQNVKGVAPKYLQRGKGSHVWDVDGNEYIDYTMGVGPLSLGYAYDKVDIAIKEQLKDGITFSLTHPLEVEVAELIHQIVPNAEAIRYSKSGAEVTSAAIRVARAFTKRNKILCCGYHGWHDWYISVTDRNAGIPQVIQDLTFTFNYNDIQSVIDSIDDDTAAVILEPFVFEAPKDNFLQKLRDICTNNGTLLIFDEMWTGFRIALGGAQEYFGVKADLACFSKAVANGMPIGILAGKKDVMSVLEKDVFFFTTFGGEALSLAAAKATINELKEKNVPAYLAKQGGKLKVGYNKIAHELNMRYTKCIGYECRSLITFDASAGNPLEMKSLVQQEMIKRGILWGGFHNMSFSHSDEDVDYTLKAYKDVLPILKKAVDEKNIVKYLKGEPVEPVFRKISNFNTKPKKN, encoded by the coding sequence ATGCCAAATAAAGTTGAGTTCAATAACGATTATCCTTCAATAAAAAAATCGGATGAATATTTCAAAATCGCAGTTGAATTAATTCCTGCTCAAACACAGACTTTAGCTAAAGGAACCGGGCAAAATGTCAAAGGCGTTGCGCCAAAATATTTACAGCGCGGAAAAGGCTCACATGTTTGGGATGTTGACGGTAACGAGTACATTGACTATACAATGGGTGTTGGACCTCTTTCACTCGGTTATGCGTATGATAAAGTTGATATCGCAATCAAAGAACAATTAAAAGATGGTATTACTTTTTCTTTAACTCATCCACTTGAAGTGGAAGTTGCTGAATTAATTCATCAAATAGTCCCAAATGCAGAAGCCATTCGTTATAGTAAGTCGGGAGCAGAAGTAACATCTGCTGCAATTAGAGTTGCAAGAGCATTCACGAAACGAAATAAAATTTTATGCTGCGGATATCACGGCTGGCACGATTGGTATATATCAGTAACCGACCGAAATGCCGGTATTCCACAAGTCATTCAGGATTTAACATTTACATTTAACTACAATGATATTCAATCCGTAATTGATTCAATTGATGATGATACGGCTGCAGTTATATTAGAACCATTTGTTTTCGAAGCGCCGAAAGATAATTTCTTACAAAAATTAAGAGACATCTGCACTAATAATGGAACTCTTTTAATATTTGATGAAATGTGGACAGGTTTTAGAATTGCACTTGGTGGTGCACAGGAATATTTTGGTGTTAAAGCAGATCTTGCTTGCTTCTCAAAAGCAGTTGCTAATGGAATGCCAATTGGAATTCTCGCCGGAAAAAAAGATGTGATGAGTGTTCTTGAAAAAGATGTATTCTTTTTCACAACTTTTGGTGGTGAAGCGTTATCATTGGCAGCAGCAAAAGCCACAATTAATGAATTGAAAGAAAAAAATGTTCCAGCTTATCTGGCAAAACAAGGCGGAAAGTTGAAAGTTGGTTACAATAAAATTGCCCACGAATTGAATATGCGTTATACAAAATGTATTGGCTATGAATGCCGCTCTCTGATTACTTTCGATGCTTCGGCTGGAAATCCACTTGAAATGAAATCATTAGTTCAACAGGAAATGATTAAACGAGGAATTCTCTGGGGAGGATTTCACAATATGAGCTTTTCTCACAGCGATGAAGATGTTGATTACACATTAAAAGCATACAAAGATGTTCTGCCGATATTAAAAAAAGCTGTTGATGAAAAAAATATTGTCAAATATTTGAAGGGCGAACCGGTTGAACCTGTCTTCAGAAAAATAAGTAACTTTAATACAAAGCCGAAGAAAAACTAA
- a CDS encoding glycosyltransferase gives MKANIIQFSFGDGFAGSAKMAVLSSKALIDSGHSVKLVVSKDSLTKKRALEKGIPVIEFDSKQKNSTLVKNILSNCKLQNTDFIVAYHSQDRKVVMKLKSKLKKEIISVAYRQNISLSTPIIGSFLYNKYFDYMIACSNGVAQSLIQEGIKKNKVFTIHNTTEIPENIDSISGEKIRNQFQLNDKIVLGISSWFHKERKGFDILFEVFSKLDAKFVLLIIGIPDENQNEVIEYAGTFGISETRIIMPGYVDNIYEYYKAMDIFLLPSRSEGFSLALLEAASCGLPIIASDIPGNDEFVEDRKNGLLFNISKPEELIDGILELTRDPLLVKNFGINAKATFEAEFAFKRFAEKLNSFFDEAISNRKK, from the coding sequence ATGAAAGCTAATATTATTCAATTTAGTTTTGGTGATGGCTTTGCAGGGAGTGCAAAGATGGCTGTATTGAGTTCTAAAGCATTAATTGATTCAGGTCATTCGGTAAAACTTGTCGTTTCGAAAGATTCACTAACAAAAAAAAGAGCTTTGGAAAAAGGAATACCTGTAATCGAGTTTGATAGCAAACAGAAAAATTCAACTTTGGTAAAAAATATTCTGAGCAATTGCAAATTGCAGAATACTGATTTTATTGTCGCATATCATTCTCAAGATAGAAAAGTTGTAATGAAGTTGAAATCAAAATTGAAAAAAGAAATTATTAGTGTTGCATACAGACAAAATATCTCATTAAGCACTCCAATTATTGGGTCATTCCTGTATAACAAATATTTTGATTATATGATTGCTTGCAGTAATGGTGTTGCACAGAGTTTGATTCAAGAAGGAATAAAAAAGAATAAAGTTTTTACGATTCACAACACGACTGAAATTCCTGAGAATATCGATTCAATTTCCGGCGAGAAAATTCGTAATCAATTTCAATTGAATGACAAAATTGTTCTTGGAATATCAAGTTGGTTTCATAAAGAAAGAAAAGGGTTTGATATTTTGTTCGAGGTATTTTCAAAACTTGATGCAAAATTTGTTCTGCTCATCATTGGCATTCCTGATGAAAATCAAAATGAGGTTATTGAGTATGCAGGAACATTTGGCATTTCAGAAACGAGAATAATAATGCCTGGATATGTTGACAATATTTATGAATATTACAAAGCGATGGATATCTTTTTACTTCCATCCAGATCAGAAGGATTCTCACTCGCATTATTAGAAGCCGCTTCTTGTGGATTACCAATTATAGCTTCAGACATTCCTGGTAATGATGAGTTTGTTGAAGACAGAAAGAATGGTTTACTTTTCAATATTTCAAAACCTGAAGAATTAATAGATGGAATTTTGGAGTTAACTCGTGATCCATTGTTGGTGAAGAATTTTGGAATAAATGCCAAAGCAACTTTTGAAGCGGAATTTGCTTTTAAACGATTTGCAGAAAAACTGAATTCATTTTTTGATGAAGCAATTTCAAATCGAAAAAAGTGA
- a CDS encoding homocysteine S-methyltransferase family protein, translated as MITTNPFQNINQRNKPLLLDGAMGSYLQQKGYETDDVLWTAKPNLIQPDAIRNIHKDYIDAGADIITTNTFRTNPAALLKSGINDLSVYVSEAVSLAKQATEGKKVLIAGSNPPAEDCYQRARALTNNQLEMNHKQHIDLLIDNGVDFILNETQSHLDEIKIICQHCDGNAIPYVLSLYLDEKLKLLSGESFEFIISFLKEHNSLAIGINCISPELFTRIVGSINLPENWGFYLNCGSGKPTDHIIHCGVSPDEYIKLVKESLQFHPSFIGACCGSSPKHIRKIRDFLDERYSS; from the coding sequence ATGATTACTACAAATCCATTTCAAAATATTAACCAAAGAAATAAACCATTATTACTCGATGGTGCAATGGGTAGCTATCTCCAACAGAAAGGATATGAAACGGATGATGTTTTATGGACAGCAAAACCTAATCTTATTCAACCTGATGCTATCAGGAATATACACAAAGATTATATTGATGCGGGAGCAGATATAATAACAACCAATACTTTCAGAACAAATCCAGCAGCTCTCTTAAAATCTGGAATCAATGATCTTTCTGTATATGTGAGCGAAGCAGTGAGTTTAGCAAAACAAGCAACCGAGGGAAAAAAAGTTTTGATCGCTGGTTCAAATCCTCCAGCAGAAGATTGTTATCAGAGAGCCAGAGCTTTGACTAATAATCAACTTGAGATGAATCATAAACAACATATTGATTTACTTATAGATAACGGGGTTGATTTTATTTTAAATGAAACTCAAAGTCATTTAGATGAAATCAAGATAATTTGTCAACACTGTGATGGGAATGCAATCCCATATGTCCTCAGTTTATATCTTGATGAAAAATTAAAATTGTTATCAGGAGAAAGTTTTGAATTTATTATTTCATTTTTAAAAGAACATAATTCGTTGGCGATTGGTATAAATTGTATTTCCCCGGAATTATTTACAAGAATAGTTGGGAGCATAAATTTACCAGAGAACTGGGGTTTTTATTTAAACTGCGGAAGCGGCAAACCAACTGATCATATTATTCATTGTGGTGTTTCACCTGATGAATACATTAAGTTGGTAAAGGAATCACTTCAATTTCATCCTTCATTCATCGGTGCATGTTGTGGATCTTCTCCAAAACATATTAGAAAAATCAGAGATTTTCTTGATGAGCGGTATAGCAGTTAA
- a CDS encoding glycosyltransferase family 9 protein translates to MPKEIPACKRFSGYKPCFPDHNCWEDGCKDYIPVGKKILIINLDAMGDVLMTTAQLPSIKRKYPESTIYWITLKNAAPLLLNNPLIDHVYNFDASSLLILQQMKFDFVMNVDKSQQSCALLNSINAQQKRGFGLNENGKIIPVNEGANYNYKLGMDDHFKFKINQRTGQDYLAETFELDFKRDEYILELTQDEKDFIEKYKKKVGIGKKDKVIGFNTGCSELYPNKKMTIEQHIYLIRKLLKKKYKIILLGGPEDTTRNKEIYSHFNGKIINSPTTEGLRRGICYESIPDIIVTGDSLGMHIAIGLKKYVIVWFGVSCWTEIDLYERGVKLFQEDLFCSPCWKKQCPYNLECIKMIDLDRIILEIDNYFN, encoded by the coding sequence ATGCCAAAAGAAATTCCTGCTTGTAAAAGATTTTCAGGGTATAAACCATGTTTTCCAGATCATAACTGCTGGGAGGATGGATGCAAGGATTACATTCCTGTCGGGAAAAAGATTCTGATAATAAATCTCGATGCGATGGGCGATGTGTTGATGACAACTGCTCAACTGCCATCAATAAAACGGAAATATCCTGAATCAACTATTTACTGGATAACTTTAAAAAATGCTGCTCCCCTTCTTCTCAACAATCCTTTGATTGATCACGTTTATAATTTTGATGCAAGTTCTTTACTAATACTTCAACAAATGAAATTTGACTTTGTGATGAATGTTGATAAATCTCAGCAATCTTGTGCTTTATTGAATAGTATTAATGCTCAACAAAAACGTGGATTTGGTTTGAATGAAAATGGTAAAATTATCCCAGTTAACGAAGGTGCAAATTACAACTATAAACTTGGTATGGATGATCATTTCAAATTTAAAATTAATCAAAGAACTGGTCAGGATTATTTAGCTGAAACGTTTGAACTTGATTTTAAAAGAGATGAATACATTCTTGAACTAACACAAGATGAAAAGGACTTTATAGAAAAATATAAAAAGAAGGTTGGTATCGGAAAAAAAGATAAAGTGATTGGATTCAATACAGGCTGCTCCGAGTTATACCCAAACAAAAAAATGACTATCGAACAACATATTTATCTGATACGAAAATTATTGAAGAAGAAATACAAGATTATTTTACTCGGCGGTCCAGAGGATACAACACGAAATAAAGAAATCTATTCACACTTTAATGGTAAAATTATAAATTCGCCAACAACAGAAGGTTTAAGACGAGGTATTTGTTACGAAAGTATTCCAGATATAATAGTTACGGGTGATTCTCTTGGAATGCACATAGCTATTGGTCTAAAAAAATATGTCATCGTATGGTTTGGTGTAAGTTGCTGGACAGAAATTGATTTATATGAACGTGGGGTTAAGCTGTTTCAGGAAGATTTGTTCTGTTCTCCCTGTTGGAAGAAACAATGTCCATACAATCTTGAGTGCATAAAGATGATTGATCTTGATAGAATTATTTTGGAGATAGATAACTATTTTAATTAG
- a CDS encoding LD-carboxypeptidase — MSYTKPNRLKSGDLIGIISPASTPNDHSLIEKGIKYIESFGFRTLPGKNLGKTRGYLAGSDKERVDDIHQMFSNKKVKSIICLRGGYGAFRLLDKIDYQIIKKNPKIFVGFSEITALQMAFLQKANLITFAGPMVASNFASEISEFTEENFWFSVTSQNKSIEINFSKYQIISKQKTGITSGRLIGGNLAVLTAMIGSRYLPSLKNNILFLEEISEPPYKIDRMLNQLRLSGIITEVNGIILGNFIDCEESDKKKKSLTLTEVLKDYFGELKVPVIHSFPHGHSKNIITFPIGIKINVNADKGIIEFLESGVR; from the coding sequence ATGTCTTATACTAAACCGAATCGATTAAAATCCGGAGATTTAATAGGAATAATTTCTCCGGCTTCCACTCCAAATGATCATTCATTAATCGAAAAGGGTATTAAATATATTGAGAGTTTTGGATTTAGAACTTTACCTGGGAAAAACCTTGGAAAGACAAGAGGTTATTTAGCAGGAAGTGATAAAGAAAGAGTTGATGATATTCATCAAATGTTCAGCAATAAAAAAGTTAAATCGATTATTTGTTTAAGAGGTGGTTATGGTGCATTCAGATTACTAGATAAAATTGATTATCAGATAATCAAAAAGAATCCCAAAATTTTTGTTGGCTTTAGTGAAATAACTGCACTGCAAATGGCGTTTCTCCAGAAAGCAAACTTAATCACATTTGCAGGACCGATGGTAGCTTCAAATTTTGCAAGTGAAATAAGCGAGTTTACTGAAGAGAACTTTTGGTTTTCGGTTACATCTCAAAATAAATCAATCGAAATTAATTTTTCTAAGTACCAAATTATTTCAAAACAAAAAACAGGAATAACTTCAGGCAGATTGATTGGTGGAAATTTAGCAGTTCTTACTGCAATGATTGGTTCACGATATTTGCCATCTTTGAAAAATAATATCCTTTTTCTTGAAGAAATAAGTGAACCTCCGTATAAAATTGACAGGATGTTAAATCAATTAAGATTAAGTGGAATTATTACTGAAGTTAATGGAATCATTCTTGGAAATTTCATTGATTGCGAAGAATCGGATAAAAAGAAAAAGAGTTTGACTCTCACTGAAGTTTTGAAAGATTATTTTGGTGAATTGAAAGTTCCTGTAATTCATTCATTTCCCCACGGACATTCTAAAAATATTATAACATTTCCAATAGGGATTAAAATTAATGTAAATGCTGACAAAGGAATAATTGAATTTCTTGAAAGCGGTGTCAGGTGA
- a CDS encoding glycosyltransferase family 9 protein, translating to MSKSKIGREKIKKILLIKPRGIGDIILSTIVLENLKSAFPHSEIHYLTETFARRAVENNPFVSKIITFNKKDFVLSIIKKVRREKYDLVFDLWSNPKTAQVTFLSGAKYRVGFEKHGRKYAYNFLGKNGTMGKHAAEDNLVLLNAFDIPIISKKVIYKTTEQEKEFAEKFLNSLNHQYELKLISIIPSGGWESKRCDPVKWIEICNEINKKYNVKFLILWGPGDEKDSKIIFDALKTKSILIPETNFGQLSALIEKCDLVIANDSGPMHVSAALGKPTLGIFGPTDPEAHRPFAENSSYVIHSELFCIICTKLVCPYKHECMLELPIEKVMKEIDKLIKFVI from the coding sequence ATGAGTAAGAGTAAGATTGGAAGAGAAAAGATAAAAAAAATTCTTCTTATCAAACCACGTGGTATTGGTGATATAATTCTTTCCACAATAGTTCTGGAAAATTTAAAATCCGCATTTCCCCATTCCGAAATTCATTATCTGACAGAAACATTTGCTCGCAGAGCGGTTGAGAATAATCCTTTTGTATCAAAGATTATAACTTTTAATAAAAAAGATTTTGTCCTCTCAATTATTAAAAAAGTCAGGAGAGAAAAGTATGATTTGGTTTTTGATCTCTGGTCAAATCCAAAAACTGCTCAAGTTACTTTTCTGTCCGGTGCAAAATATCGGGTTGGTTTTGAAAAGCATGGTAGAAAATACGCGTATAACTTTCTCGGTAAAAATGGAACGATGGGAAAACATGCTGCAGAAGATAATCTTGTTTTGTTGAATGCGTTTGATATTCCAATCATCTCAAAGAAAGTAATTTATAAAACGACTGAACAAGAAAAAGAATTTGCAGAAAAGTTTTTGAACAGTTTAAATCATCAGTATGAATTGAAATTGATTAGCATTATTCCATCTGGAGGATGGGAATCAAAAAGATGCGATCCTGTGAAATGGATTGAAATTTGTAATGAGATCAATAAAAAGTATAACGTAAAATTTTTAATTCTCTGGGGACCTGGTGACGAGAAAGATTCCAAAATTATTTTCGATGCACTTAAAACAAAATCAATTTTAATACCTGAAACAAACTTTGGTCAGTTATCAGCACTAATTGAAAAATGTGATCTTGTTATCGCAAATGATTCGGGTCCGATGCATGTTTCTGCTGCACTTGGCAAACCAACACTCGGAATTTTTGGACCGACAGATCCTGAAGCACATCGACCATTTGCAGAAAATTCTTCTTACGTAATTCATTCGGAATTGTTTTGTATAATCTGCACGAAGCTTGTCTGTCCGTATAAACACGAATGTATGCTCGAATTGCCGATTGAAAAGGTGATGAAAGAAATTGACAAGCTAATAAAATTTGTTATCTGA
- the polA gene encoding DNA polymerase I — MKNKTFVIVDAMAMAYRAYFAFINRPLTTKSGEPTSAVFGFMNQLVKVLEDHKPDYIAVASDSKEKTFRHEIYKEYKATREAMPEDMIPQIGRIKEIVELLNIPLYIKPGYEADDIIGTAVRLAEKKGMISYAVTPDKDYMQLVSDKTIIAKPGRGSDEVSFFDVKKVKENYGFEPKQMIDYLALVGDSSDNIPGVKGVGEKTALPLIQQFGSIENLYKNLDKVEKEGTKKKLEENKNNAFLSKELATINCKVPMEIDFEKAKFSKPDVDKMREVFVELEFNSLFTRLLKIYDLENQKQEIKEEEFSNASTFDKSKSKYELITTKKDAEKLAEKLGKKELIVFDTETDSLNPFELNIVGASFSTKAGEGFFVAIDPGSRIFSDGKERLPVDDFKKIFKPLFENKKIKKVCQNGKYDISVMRSLGIRVENFYFDTMIASYIYDPDEKHGMDDLSEKYLNYKPIPLSTLIGEKKDPTKIYDAEVEKLSDYAAEDADITFQLYEILSKIITKDKLEKVAFDVDFPLIPVLEAMEYEGVNIDKSALESYSKELQKLINGYTKKIYKSAGEEFNISSPKQLQVILFEKLGLESGRKTKTGFSTDARALENLRGEHEIIEMILNYRQASKLKSTYTDSLPNLINPKTGRVHTDFNQTVAATGRLSSLNPNLQNIPIRTEMGKEIRKAFVPRDKNYFLISADYSQIELRLLAAICKDEALMKAFKNGEDIHRSTAALVFMVDPIDVTPDMRRKAKEVNFGILYGIGPFGLKTRLGIPQAHAKEIIDLYFNTFKKVKNYMEDSVSKAKEKGFAETLLGRRRFLKNINSNNRVVRQFEERVAINMPIQGTAADMIKLAMIKIHNEFEKRKFKTKMVLQVHDELLFDAHKDEVDELRPLIKKIMESALPLDVPIVVDTGVGDNWLDAH, encoded by the coding sequence ATGAAAAATAAAACATTCGTAATTGTTGATGCGATGGCAATGGCTTACAGAGCATACTTTGCATTCATCAACCGACCATTGACTACAAAAAGCGGTGAACCAACCTCCGCAGTATTTGGATTTATGAACCAGCTTGTTAAAGTGCTTGAAGATCATAAACCTGATTATATCGCTGTCGCTTCTGATTCAAAAGAAAAAACTTTTCGTCACGAAATTTATAAAGAATACAAAGCAACACGCGAAGCAATGCCGGAAGATATGATTCCGCAAATAGGAAGGATAAAAGAAATTGTTGAGTTGCTGAATATTCCCCTTTATATAAAACCCGGATATGAAGCTGATGATATAATCGGAACAGCAGTTCGTCTTGCAGAAAAAAAAGGAATGATTTCGTACGCCGTTACTCCTGATAAAGATTATATGCAATTAGTTAGTGATAAAACAATTATTGCAAAACCCGGTCGGGGATCTGACGAAGTTTCTTTCTTTGATGTAAAAAAAGTAAAAGAAAATTATGGATTCGAACCGAAACAAATGATTGACTACCTGGCTTTAGTTGGCGACAGTTCTGATAATATTCCTGGTGTAAAAGGCGTTGGCGAAAAAACCGCTCTTCCATTAATTCAGCAGTTTGGTTCGATAGAAAATCTTTATAAAAATCTGGATAAGGTTGAGAAAGAAGGAACGAAGAAAAAGCTGGAAGAAAATAAAAACAATGCTTTTCTTTCAAAAGAACTTGCTACAATTAATTGCAAGGTTCCAATGGAAATAGATTTTGAGAAAGCTAAGTTTAGTAAACCCGATGTTGATAAAATGCGTGAAGTTTTTGTTGAATTAGAATTTAATAGTTTGTTTACAAGATTACTTAAAATTTATGATCTGGAAAATCAGAAACAGGAAATCAAAGAAGAAGAATTTTCAAATGCATCAACTTTTGATAAATCAAAATCAAAGTATGAACTTATCACAACAAAAAAAGATGCAGAAAAGCTAGCAGAAAAATTAGGTAAAAAAGAGTTGATAGTATTTGATACAGAAACCGATTCACTAAATCCATTTGAATTAAATATTGTCGGTGCTTCTTTTTCAACAAAAGCAGGAGAAGGATTTTTTGTAGCGATTGATCCCGGAAGCAGAATATTTTCCGATGGTAAAGAAAGATTACCTGTTGATGATTTTAAAAAAATATTCAAACCGCTATTCGAGAATAAAAAAATTAAAAAAGTTTGTCAAAATGGTAAGTATGATATTTCGGTTATGCGCAGTCTTGGAATTAGAGTAGAGAATTTTTATTTCGATACTATGATTGCCAGCTATATATATGATCCCGATGAAAAACACGGAATGGATGATCTCTCAGAAAAGTATTTGAATTATAAACCTATTCCACTTTCCACACTGATTGGTGAGAAGAAAGATCCAACCAAAATTTATGATGCAGAGGTTGAAAAACTTTCAGATTATGCTGCTGAAGATGCTGACATAACATTTCAACTTTATGAAATTCTCAGCAAAATAATTACAAAAGATAAACTTGAAAAAGTTGCATTCGATGTTGACTTCCCGCTTATTCCTGTACTCGAAGCAATGGAATATGAAGGCGTTAATATTGATAAATCAGCACTTGAAAGTTATAGCAAGGAGTTGCAAAAGCTGATTAATGGTTATACAAAAAAAATATATAAATCTGCGGGTGAAGAATTTAACATCAGCTCACCAAAACAATTGCAGGTAATTCTTTTTGAAAAACTTGGATTGGAATCAGGCAGAAAAACTAAAACCGGATTTTCAACAGATGCCCGTGCACTTGAAAATCTTCGAGGCGAACACGAAATAATAGAAATGATTTTGAATTATCGTCAGGCTTCAAAATTAAAATCAACATACACGGATTCGTTACCCAATCTTATAAATCCAAAAACCGGAAGAGTTCATACAGATTTCAATCAAACAGTAGCAGCAACAGGAAGACTTTCAAGCTTGAATCCAAATCTTCAGAATATTCCTATTCGGACTGAGATGGGAAAAGAAATTCGAAAAGCATTTGTTCCCCGCGATAAAAATTATTTTTTGATAAGTGCAGACTACAGTCAGATTGAACTTCGATTACTTGCAGCGATTTGTAAAGATGAAGCATTGATGAAAGCTTTCAAAAATGGAGAAGATATTCACAGAAGTACCGCTGCTCTTGTTTTCATGGTCGATCCGATAGATGTTACACCTGATATGCGAAGAAAAGCAAAAGAAGTTAACTTCGGAATTTTATATGGGATTGGTCCATTTGGTTTGAAAACAAGATTAGGAATTCCACAAGCTCACGCAAAAGAAATTATTGATCTTTACTTCAATACTTTCAAGAAAGTAAAAAACTATATGGAAGATTCAGTCAGTAAAGCTAAAGAAAAAGGATTTGCTGAAACTTTACTTGGACGAAGAAGATTTCTCAAAAATATTAATAGCAATAACAGAGTTGTCCGTCAGTTTGAGGAAAGAGTTGCTATCAATATGCCGATTCAAGGTACGGCTGCTGATATGATAAAACTTGCGATGATAAAAATTCACAATGAATTTGAAAAAAGAAAGTTCAAAACTAAAATGGTTCTTCAGGTTCATGATGAACTATTGTTCGATGCTCATAAAGATGAAGTTGATGAATTGCGTCCGCTCATAAAAAAAATTATGGAATCAGCTTTACCTCTTGATGTTCCGATTGTTGTTGATACAGGAGTTGGTGATAATTGGCTGGATGCGCACTAA